GATTATATTATATCCTTTCACCGTGcacttccttttttttttttttttatccaagtTGAATGACTTTGTTAAGTGTCCCACTCTCTTCTGTCGGTTTGCAAGAGGAAGTATTTCCTTAATTTGGTTGTGTTTACTCAATCGGGGTTCAGTCTGCAACCTGTAAGTAGTCCCTgtttaactttttgttttaaggTTTTCTTTACTATGTTAAACATAGAGTTGGagcatgaaaataaattgccAGAAGCATTATCTTTCCCAAATTGAATCATAAAATGCAACTGAGAAAACAATCATAGAATTTTACCAAGACATTATGCATCTTGCTTAgctcatttatttatttttttgcttgtCAAGATACCCAATTTATTTGTCATCTTTTAGACTTCATGAGGTGATGTGGGAAGTCAGAGCCATCTGACTAATGGAAGATTGGGGCTATGTAGATTCATGAGCTAATCTGTTTAGTTAGGTTGTGGGATTGTAGCTTGACCTGACCCGATGGGCAACCGATTATCTCTTAAGATGGTCTCACTTTAAAGTTGACAAGGGGCGTGTGCAAACATGGGAGAAACTCACTGGGTTGTTGTGGTCTCGGGTATAGGAATAAACTCAGAGAACATTTCCTCATCTCCCCTCAGCACTTAACACCCAAGactaaatttaagaaaatagtcTTCTTTGCTTGTctaattgcatttaaccaaATAAAAGCTTTACTACTAGATGAAATAACTTCCTTTTCATGTTATTATCACTTCTCTATATAAGATGCCTCTACAATGAATTTGGTTTTGCAGAAACCGTTCTTTTCTAACTTTGGTGCCATAGTCACATTTGCAATTTTTGGAACTTTTGTTGCTTCTGTTGTCACTGGCATTTTGGTGTGAGTATAATTTCTCTTAATGGCTTCAGACTTTCTTTTAAGTGTAAGTATTCTAGATGGAATATTTATGTCATGACTAGTGTGCTTGCTCTGTTATTCCATGTTTCTTGATGCAGCTACCTTGCTGGAGTGACATATCTCATCTACAAACTTCCTTTTGTTGAGTGTCTGATGTTTGGTGCTCTTATCTCGGCTACTGATCCTGTCACCGTTCTGTCTATATTTCAGGTGATCTGGTGCTTTAGACTTGGGGCCCCCTATGTTTCTTTCCTGTCAGTTTACTAGTTTAAACTCTCAGCTCACTCATGGAATAATCGGGAATATCTGTTTATGATAAAGAAGCTGAAGGTCTACAATGAGACTGGGTTGATATATAGTCTTAGTGGTTCATTTCATGAGCATTCTTTTGATCAGAATGacagataattatattgtgatAGAAATAACATGCATTTTTTCATACCCTTggtagaaaataaataaacactACTTTTTACCATTGTCATATGTACTGGAGTTATCTGGATAAATTGAAACCTGGAGTTTGAGTCGCTTGCCATCAGATTTATGGTAGGAAACCCTGGGCATCCTGcatatttttatgttgatattGACTAATTGGTTGATCCAGTCTTCTCTAAATAaaagatgaatacttattcttttattactgTTACCTAATTTGAGATTATGATTTCCTTATTTTCAAGTCAGCTTACCTTGCATTATAAGATAATTGTAATGACATTCTCTTGATGTGGATCTATAGGAGCTTGGTACAGACGTTAACCTCTATGCTTTGGTATTTGGTGAATCCGTGCTAAATGATGCAGTAAGTTCTGCTgatcttttctcttcttcttttatgaTGGAGaataacttttgaaaaaaactaTACGGCTACTTttcatcatttattaattcacTAATGTGTTTCTTTAATTCCGTGCTCCTCTATTTGAAGATGGCAATTTCATTATACAGGTTCGtcaaattgtaattatacatcATAATGAGTATAAGGTTGCAGAATCAGTCATTTAACAACATTATGTATACGCTTGCAGGACAATGTCATTGGTGAGGAGTAATATGTCATCAGGtcaaaattttttcatggtTGTGGTCAGATTTCTGGAGACTTTTGTTGGCTCAATGTCAGCAGGTTCGTTGCTAGCACTCTATAGTAATTCAAAGAGTCCATGTTTTATATCCTAGTGTATAGGTTAAACTAGAAACTTTGGTTCATTTTCAGTGACATGAaagtatcaggattttttttaatttcccagatattgtttatatgttttgattttcttttctttcatccatttttattccttctttctctttctttcatatttgtcagatgaatttgattttgtggGGATCTCAGTGTGTTAATCTGTTGAATTATTAAGAAATGCTCATAAGGAAGCAAACTTTTGTTTAACCAGAAATTGCAGCTTGATGTACTAGGAGGCCTTTTAGAGATACATAGTTTGGAACTTTAAGGCCTGATTGGCCAAGAAAAGCAATTATCTGAATTCCTAGGTATCTTTGATTCTATGTGTGGAAACAGTAGTTTTCTGGTTTTTGCAAGTTTTTTGagttccaaaataaaaattttaaccgAGGAAAATGATGCTAACcgtttaattttgtattagatAGTGTATTTAGTATGGGTGCATGTGTGACTTGATACATGGATGTTTTTATGTTTCATTCTGGGGTTTGGTGTCAATTGCTAGTTTTATGGGGTACACCATGGCTTCATCAGCTACTATAgtcatcttatttataaattttctcttttaaagCTCATTTTTCTTCCTGCTATTTATTGCTGAAAGGTAAAAATATAGCTAATATTTATTCATGCTTTGTCCCCCCCCCCCTGCCTGATTTCTTGTCAATGAGAGTCCAAACAGCATCTTATAAGTTATggtttattctaaattttgcCTGTGTGGGAACCCTGTAATGCTTGCCTGATTTTTGGGATTACATTGTTTAACCAAATGTGACAAGAATACGCTGTTTGTAGGGAGGGGAGTGGTGATGGGTGTCAGATCCCTTCCAAGATAAACTGTTTTGCATCATTTTATTGAGTTTCCTTGAGCCAGatttcagaaattaatttCGAAACTTACATTTAAGTCAGCTTTTATCTTAGAAACTCACAGAGGTCattatgttataaattaacttaattcaAGCTCAAAATTTTAGAAGCTATAGACGATTATCTTATTTAATCTGAAATTCTCAGTCTTAAGTAACACTTCCCTTTGGGGCTTCACCTGTCTGAGTTTTGATTATTCGTCACTCTTGGATCCTATCCAAAGACCTAGTTTGACTGTTTAGGAATGGTAAGTGGACTATTTGCACTAGTAGCTATTTGTGTTCATTGTAATGTACCTGGCACTGATAAGCTATTTGGCAAATGCCTCTTCTGCTTGACTTTCCAAAATCGACAACTCTTCGCTGtatgtttgattttctatGTCAATGAAAACCTACACATTCCCCTCAACTTAACACATAAGCAAAGCAGTTCTCTGATCCTGCATGACaagtttattttagtattCCTCACTTACcagaacaaaaattatatatatctagcCTCAAACATATAGTAAAGCTAACAAGTATAATTTGGTTCTAATTCTGCAGGAGTTGGAGTTGGATTCACTTCTGCTTTGATATccttttaattgtttataattcttgattttaagCTCATAACATGCTCTGTGGAGCCTTAACTTCCAGAACCTTTTCAAGTATGCTGGTCTAGATATCGACAAGTATGCAGACATTTTCAATGTCCTAGCTATTTCAACTCAGAACTTATCTATAAGAGTTGCTGATTTCAATACTTCATCTTCTGCAGTCTTCAAAACTTGGAGTGTTGtctctttgttctttttccaTATTTCTCGTAAGATACCTTTGATCtgtttctctttattttatggaatcagtctttcattttttggatttctttggCACTTAGTTTGTTTTTTCATCTTCTATCTTATTTAGATACATGCTAGCAGAAGGGCTTGGTCTCTCTGGTATTGTATCTATATTGTTCACTGGAATTGTAAGTGAGACTAATGTAGTTTTTTTAACCTTCTATTTATCTTCTATTTGATGTTATATTGCTGCAGAACATTGTGGTTATTTGTGTTCTAGGTCATGAAGCATTACTCTTTCTCAAACTTGTCAGACAAGTCTCAGAAATTTGTGTCTGCATTTTTCCATCTGATATCATCATTGGCAGAGACTTTTGTGTGAGCACATTCAGTTATTTACTTATGTGGTTTTTCTGTCATCTTCAGCCAAATTTACTTACTGTTTTGTCTATCTTGCAGATTTATCTACATGGGATTTGACATTGCCATGGAACAGCACAGCTGGTCTCATATTGGATTTATCTTTTTCTCAATTGTATCCTTGTTTTGGGTTATAATTCTGCAGAGatgtttgttgtttaattCGCTATTTAGCTAGAAATTTTCCTTCACTTGCTCTAAAATTAAACCAGTTATTCATTGGAATTGCAAGGTATGCATGCTATGCCTTATCTCTTTCTTCAAATTGTTTCTTTGCTTGTCACATTCTCCCTATTTCTGTTTGTGAAGGAATCTTGTTCTTATGTGGGAAATTGAGTTTTGAAATTGTTGAGGAAATTACTGAATCTTTTGTGCTTGTTCCATGAAGAGCTGCAAATGTGTTCTCGTGCGCATATTTGGTGAATTTGGTTAGACCTGCACATAGAAAAATACCAATGAAGCATCAGAAAGCACTTTGGTATAGTGGTAAATGGATGAGAGCTTTTTAGTTGTTCTGAACCtttcttttatgaatttaCTACCCTCCCAAGTACCCTTTTTCCTATCCCTCCTACCTCTTTGCACTTAAGCAATTTCATACTCAATACACACATTCTGTGATTGCCCAACTCATGCAATATTGATCACAGGGCTTCGAGGGGCTATGGCTTTTGCATTAGCCCTGCAATCAGTTCATGATCTTCCAGAAGGACATGGTCAGACAATATTCACCGCCACAACTGCAATAGTTGTTTTGACGGTAAACAACCaacttttgtttaaaaaaaaagaaagtaggTTTCGTAGGTAGAGTTCTAGTGGATCTTGAAGTAGGTTATAATTAGATTGAAATGTCATTTCTGCAAGATTTATTCACACCGGAATATTTTACACATATTGGCAAAGCCAATTGTTCGCCATAATTTGGCTATGTTCTCTGTAGTTTGTCACAGGGTAATATGAATTAGTACTTAGCTTGTTGTTTATTACGCAAGGCTTAACAATGTGACAAATGTTTGCTACATTCTTAATAGAGCTTCTCTAGTACACAATGTGACCTTTCTCTGGAGTTCTTAAGTTacataatatcatatatttttccagGGTAACATTGAGGTTTTACTTTGTAATCCTCGATTTTggcatataattattttaagataatttacaCATGTGTTGGTGTTTTCTAGGTCTTGTTGATAGGAGGGTCAACAGGAACAATGCTGGAAGCTTTACAGGTTGTGGGTGATGACCATGATACATTGGGGGAAGTAAGTCATGCACTTTCTGGTGAAGAATTGGTACGCTGCTGATTGGTTGAGTAGTCTGTTTCTATCAAAATAGTCCaagctaataataataatttcgaATAAGATAATTCCAGGAGTCACTAGAAGCTGTATATTTGCATGCATATAGATGAACCAGATGCAAGTTATATTTGGTTTTGAGGATCCAAAGATTTTACctcaatctttcttttttaggtTCTACCCCACTGATTTTTCTTGTCTAGTGGGTATTCCTATAGATTTTGTGTGCTTTCATGCTAATTGCTGGATGGCATGacttttaacaataaaatctGGATAGATTCTTATGCTAGAAAGATTGACTAAAccaattattaaattctttGCTTGACATAGTGTTGATTCTTTGCAAATGTTTCCAACATGGTTCTGGAACATAGAAGGGGTTTAATTCCAAACTATTTCTGGTGAATTATTTACTAACTATACATCTTCCTCTTTCCAATTTCAGAGCTTTGACACAAACAATGGCTACAGAGCTCCTACTTATGAGGGGGAATCATCATCCGGAAACCGGTTTAAGATGAAACTTAAAGAGCTCAGTAAGAGGTTGTCAAAAGTGATTGCTGGATTTCaactttttacatttttgctcttttattgtttcttaATGTCAGTTCCTTGATCCCTTCTTGCAGCACTGCATCATTTACTGCATTTGACAAGAACTACCTCACCCCCTTTTTTACAAGTCAGAATGGGGATGAAGACGAGCATGGTAGGTTGAATGCCTAGATCGACTCTTCATTATTGATATAGCTCTAGAGttgtttattttcatgcaAATATAGTATTTGATAATGTTATGGAATTAGCTGCCTCTTTAGCAGGCTTCTATTCACTCACACTGCAAGGGCATATTGAGGATGGTTTGTGCTGaccattttacttttttttctgataCACTTTGCCATGAGATAAAATGCATGTTAAACATTTTGCTGTTCTTAAGTGACATTTTCTCTATGGTGAATAAgcactatattttattttccaatacCCGACTGATTGGATCCTGGTTTGATACAGCTACCATCCTTTACTTCTAAGGCTATGGTGGGCATGATGTGGTTTGCTTGTTACTTCAATTGCGTTTTCTCTTTcgatttaccatgatttttgtttaatgcTGTACAGATGAGCTTTTTGGTGATTCTAGAGGAGGAGGCTACGGTTGACTGATTTTGCTCATGCTGCCAGATAGAATTGACTTCACAGTGGTATATGGTTATATGTTGCATATCAAGTTGGTCATATTACTGCTTCAGACCACATCCTGTATACAGCAACAGAATTGTAGACTAGAGTATTAGTTCAGAAACTTAGGGTTAGGAGTACCCAGTGCAACACCAATCCACACCTTTTAATCAGCCCAAGCTAGATTCTGTACATGACGTATGAAATTGCCTCTTGAGATAGGGACATGTGATGgagataattttaatctttttattaatactcGCTGTTTAAAAGTGCTAATGTATTTGGGGTGGAGAGGGTAGACTCTTATGAACTACTAAATCAAGTCTGTTAAGATTTGGGCAAAAAGTATTTCTGGGTTGGCCACCTTCTTTCCCTGTCAGTCTCACTATACTGGAAGGAAGACAGCTACCGATGAAAAGCCGTCTTTGAGGGGTCCCTTTCTGAAGGGGAAATGCTGTTGGAATGCCCAAATCTGATGCTGCTGAAGACACTATATCTATTTACTTTAAGCCTTTGCTGTATTCTTATACCAATCAGGTGTTCGTTTTTCAGCAATTGTGGTGAAGTGAAATTTGAaagtattgaattttattcatatttttcaatgttTAAAGCAAATCATAATGGGATCGTATAtgtcataaatattttaattgtaataattgaatttagtaAAATGATATGACTTGTACTGAACCCAACCAATCATAATGGAATcacatatatatcataaatatatcatactcaagtcaatttatttctaatcaAACACGGATTTGACACATAAATCTAAGCATATTTTAGACTGACCCGTTTCAACTCAATCCACACTAGACTTAGTTTTACCCGTTTGTCATCTCTAATATCAAGGatcaaaaactcaaaaaaagtaattaaaaaaaaaagaagaaaagaatacCTAAATTAACGTAGCCATGTAGATACAGAACTATAAAGGACCCTATTAGCAGCATACATCCAATTTAAATAAAGGTAAGGATACAGTTTAATAGATTCATTTACTTTGCTTAGTAACAATTTAGCCCGGCCGTGTAAGCGGGTCGGGTGTACCCAGCATTTTCAAATAGTGCTGTGACTTGAATATACTATGATATAGAACCGTTATCATCACTCATCGTTCACGATCTACAACGGCTagtttttcaatcattttttacttcatttcACTCaacctttctctttttttctggCAAATTCTTACAGTGCGGTTTGTATTTGTTCCACTTCAATCACAGTCAAATCATTGAGGGAGCACTGAGAATTCCTTTGTTAATCACTGACCACCCCCGGTGGATATATATCTCCTGTCTCTGAATTCGGAGCTGAGCAAAAATGGCCGACCAAACCGGAGAAGCAGCTGCGCAGTCAATGGCGGCACCATCAGCTCCGCCGCCTCCCCACCGCCGGCCCAGAGTGAGAGAAGTCAGCTCTCGGTTCATGTCCCCTCTGATCCAGCCCAGTCAGCCCCCATCAGCTCCTCCGCCTCCCCACCGCCGGCCCAGAGTGAGAGAAGTCAGCTCTCGGTTCATGTCCCCTCTGATCCAATCCAATTCAACCCCAATCCCTACACCAAGCCGTTCCGATTTTCCGCGCTCTAAATCCGTTCACCGTCGCCAACCCTCAAAAACTGACGAGAACCAAATTCCGGAGCCAAATCGTAGCTTAGATAAATCGTCAGCTTTAGCTGTATCAACTGTGTTGAGAAAACAGCACCAGCAGCGAGTAAAGCATATTAGAGAAAACCCCGAATCCAAAGATCATCAGCATTCCGATGTAAAGTTCTTGTCGAGGCCTGACACGCCGATTGCAATCGGTACAGATAGAGTTGTTCCGTCGAGATATAGGCAAGTTCCTAACAGTATTTCCCGGTCAAATTCTCTGAATAGTAGCAGTAATGAATGCTCCGCTGTTACTGCAGCGGCGAGGCTATTGCAAGAGGCCACCTCCGATGTGGAAAAGAAGCTATCAAGAATTTCAACGTCCACTCATGATGATTCTGATTCCTTCAGCGATGCTTCTTCAGTTCAGGGCAGTTCTTCGTGCCCAAACTCGCCACTTTGTGTTCCAGTTACGAATGTGCGAAGTGTCCCTGATGTGCGGTCTTCTACGCCAGATGTTCATAAATGGCTGGCAGATAATTATTCCGACAATTCTAGAAAGGTTACGGGTGATTGTGCTCGATCACTGaatttttcatcttctttgAAGATGGGAGGA
This genomic window from Sesamum indicum cultivar Zhongzhi No. 13 linkage group LG12, S_indicum_v1.0, whole genome shotgun sequence contains:
- the LOC105175191 gene encoding sodium/hydrogen exchanger 6-like isoform X2; this translates as MEDMRISPAVPRGSPAKEQQAAGVGILLQIMMLVLSFVLGHVLRRHRFYYLPEASASLLIGLIVGALANISNTETSIRAWFNFHEEFFFLFLLPPIIFQSGFSLQPKPFFSNFGAIVTFAIFGTFVASVVTGILVYLAGVTYLIYKLPFVECLMFGALISATDPVTVLSIFQELGTDVNLYALVFGESVLNDAMAISLYRTMSLVRSNMSSGQNFFMVVVRFLETFVGSMSAGVGVGFTSALLFKYAGLDIDNLQNLECCLFVLFPYFSYMLAEGLGLSGIVSILFTGIVMKHYSFSNLSDKSQKFVSAFFHLISSLAETFVFIYMGFDIAMEQHSWSHIGFIFFSILFIGIARAANVFSCAYLVNLVRPAHRKIPMKHQKALWYSGLRGAMAFALALQSVHDLPEGHGQTIFTATTAIVVLTVLLIGGSTGTMLEALQVVGDDHDTLGESFDTNNGYRAPTYEGESSSGNRFKMKLKELSKSTASFTAFDKNYLTPFFTSQNGDEDEHDELFGDSRGGGYG
- the LOC105175191 gene encoding sodium/hydrogen exchanger 6-like isoform X1; amino-acid sequence: MEDMRISPAVPRGSPAKEQQAAGVGILLQIMMLVLSFVLGHVLRRHRFYYLPEASASLLIGLIVGALANISNTETSIRAWFNFHEEFFFLFLLPPIIFQSGFSLQPKPFFSNFGAIVTFAIFGTFVASVVTGILVYLAGVTYLIYKLPFVECLMFGALISATDPVTVLSIFQELGTDVNLYALVFGESVLNDAMAISLYRTMSLVRSNMSSGQNFFMVVVRFLETFVGSMSAGVGVGFTSALLFKYAGLDIDNLQNLECCLFVLFPYFSYMLAEGLGLSGIVSILFTGIVMKHYSFSNLSDKSQKFVSAFFHLISSLAETFVFIYMGFDIAMEQHSWSHIGFIFFSILFIGIARAANVFSCAYLVNLVRPAHRKIPMKHQKALWYSGLRGAMAFALALQSVHDLPEGHGQTIFTATTAIVVLTVLLIGGSTGTMLEALQVVGDDHDTLGEVSHALSGEELSFDTNNGYRAPTYEGESSSGNRFKMKLKELSKSTASFTAFDKNYLTPFFTSQNGDEDEHDELFGDSRGGGYG
- the LOC105175401 gene encoding protein ENDOSPERM DEFECTIVE 1-like, with the protein product MADQTGEAAAQSMAAPSAPPPPHRRPRVREVSSRFMSPLIQPSQPPSAPPPPHRRPRVREVSSRFMSPLIQSNSTPIPTPSRSDFPRSKSVHRRQPSKTDENQIPEPNRSLDKSSALAVSTVLRKQHQQRVKHIRENPESKDHQHSDVKFLSRPDTPIAIGTDRVVPSRYRQVPNSISRSNSLNSSSNECSAVTAAARLLQEATSDVEKKLSRISTSTHDDSDSFSDASSVQGSSSCPNSPLCVPVTNVRSVPDVRSSTPDVHKWLADNYSDNSRKVTGDCARSLNFSSSLKMGGGFPRPPHPSSCIRSGLDARKGRKVSNHQEDVHSLKMLSNHYLQWRFANAKAEASVHAQKQEAEGKLCSMGCKISDIRDNVKKKRTELLLLKGIKTFTTIVEAQMPYLDEWSALEEDYSNYLTGTTNALLSSSARLPVSGEVRVDAGQLGEALRAALKVVELISSNIQRFTGKAEEMDISISELARMVGGERALVEECGYLLSKTYSSQAQECSLRGTLMQLHCSNPRQPQRSEATS